One region of Hemiscyllium ocellatum isolate sHemOce1 chromosome 32, sHemOce1.pat.X.cur, whole genome shotgun sequence genomic DNA includes:
- the LOC132830948 gene encoding uncharacterized protein LOC132830948 — MGNKCEAYQYSLTSLAPTRASLRCLLAASCYRKPEIPFTELTKLSKDMSQLFLNTFLQILGNNDNLPVLDTMLDQICEGFQPDLQVLGLMEDENRACVEKLLDLLGIRNVDPPGQPLTLTPHQNEVIKTVNIFIQSLNELNPDTLPLLATSVEMKIISRQLKLVEKIEERNFKCSTPEMQIDPAEETLESLALQFTESEFEITQGILEEFGFHLKRENASISCEMKDRNEDMFCSIFAALSVLKALDDQIKIRWFEALR, encoded by the exons GTTTAGCTCCCACGCGTGCGTCTTTGAGATGCTTGTTAG CAGCCTCGTGTTACCGGAAACCTGAGATTCCCTTCACAGAACTGACCAAACTGTCGAAGGACATGAGTCAACTATTCCTCAACACATTCCTTCAGATTCTTGGCAACAACGATAACCTTCCTGTTCTTGACACAATG CTTGACCAGATATGTGAAGGTTTCCAGCCTGACCTCCAAGTCCTGGGTCTGATGGAAGATGAGAATAGAGCCTGTGTGGAGAAACTGTTGGATCTGTTGGGAATTCGGAATGTTGATCCACCGGGACAGCCCCTCACCTTGACACCCCATCAGAATGAAGTCATAAAGACTGTAAACATTTTCATCCAGTCACTCAATG AACTGAATCCTGACACTTTACCCCTACTGGCTACTAGTGTTGAGATGAAGATTATATCCAGACAACTAAAGCTG GTGGAAAAGATTGAGGAAAGAAATTTCAAATGTTCCACACCTGAAATGCAAATCGATCCAGCTGAGGAGACTCTCGAGAGCCTGGCCCTTCAGTTCACAGAGAGCGAGTTTGAAATAACTCAGGGGATCCTGGAAGAATTTGGGTTTCACCTGAAGAGAGAAAACGCTTCAATCTCATGTGAAATGAAGGACAGAAATGAAGATATGTTTTGTTCCATCTTTGCTGCTCTGAGTGTTCTCAAAGCTTTAGATGATCAAATAAAGAT acgctggtttgaagctctccgtTAA